The proteins below come from a single Planctomycetaceae bacterium genomic window:
- a CDS encoding IS66 family transposase has translation MTRMSEIPPELLTEMTPAVRAFVEALCNRVNEQDRIIAAQQKRIEELERQLGMNSGNSSMPPSSDGPRQQPAKTPKPKSGRKRGGQPGHPKRTRPLIPTEDCERVEHHRPTACTDCGAKLSGDDPNPERHQVTDLPVVRPSVTEHQIHTLECPDCGCRCRGTLPADVSRGCFGPNVVAAVTLLSSLGRLSQRMIASLLRDLFCLDVSDGQISRLQSIGRRALQAGYNEIVADVRNSATLNIDETSWRQNGRKAWLWTVVGPLGTLFAVRPSRSRDEVHALLGEDFSGIVVSDRYSAYSHLDDDCRQFCWAHLISAPKRERGQAMVDRGGSSADAGARLKSSGQELIHHWNRLQTQQIERATFDGHCRRLRSEILEALLDGSQCDHLKTAETCRRLSNECCSLFVFAHHDDVSPTNNAAEQSLRKSVIFRKLSFGTEEQTGSRNLTVIMSVVETCRRLGTRPLEYIHNAVHAAFNRKSTPQLIPEN, from the coding sequence ATGACACGGATGTCGGAAATCCCGCCGGAATTGCTGACGGAGATGACGCCTGCGGTGCGGGCGTTTGTAGAAGCTCTGTGCAATCGGGTCAACGAGCAGGATCGAATCATCGCCGCCCAGCAGAAGCGGATTGAAGAGCTTGAACGGCAGCTGGGAATGAATTCGGGGAACTCGTCGATGCCGCCGTCCAGTGATGGTCCCCGGCAGCAGCCGGCGAAGACTCCGAAGCCGAAATCCGGGCGAAAACGCGGCGGGCAGCCGGGCCATCCCAAACGGACGCGGCCACTGATTCCCACGGAAGACTGTGAGCGGGTCGAACACCATCGGCCGACCGCGTGTACGGACTGTGGTGCAAAACTCAGCGGCGATGACCCCAATCCCGAACGGCATCAGGTTACGGATCTGCCTGTCGTGAGACCGTCTGTCACGGAACATCAGATTCACACCCTGGAGTGCCCCGACTGCGGGTGCCGCTGTCGCGGGACACTGCCAGCGGACGTGTCCCGCGGCTGCTTCGGCCCCAACGTCGTCGCGGCGGTCACACTGCTGAGCAGTCTGGGACGACTCAGCCAGAGAATGATCGCGTCGCTGTTGCGAGACTTGTTCTGTCTGGACGTCTCCGACGGCCAGATCAGCCGTCTGCAGAGCATCGGACGCAGAGCTCTGCAGGCGGGATACAACGAAATCGTCGCGGACGTCCGAAACTCCGCCACTCTGAACATTGATGAAACCAGCTGGCGTCAGAACGGCCGCAAAGCCTGGCTGTGGACCGTTGTGGGACCACTCGGCACACTGTTCGCGGTTCGCCCGTCGCGGTCCCGCGATGAGGTGCATGCCCTGCTGGGCGAGGACTTCAGCGGCATCGTCGTCAGTGACCGCTATTCGGCATACAGCCATCTGGATGACGATTGCCGGCAGTTCTGCTGGGCTCACCTGATCAGTGCCCCGAAGAGAGAACGCGGTCAAGCGATGGTCGATCGTGGAGGGAGTTCCGCCGACGCAGGTGCCCGACTGAAGTCTTCCGGACAGGAACTCATTCATCACTGGAATCGGCTGCAGACGCAGCAAATTGAGCGTGCGACGTTCGACGGTCACTGCCGACGGCTTCGCAGTGAGATTCTGGAGGCATTGCTGGACGGTTCGCAGTGTGACCATCTGAAAACAGCGGAAACGTGTCGGCGTCTGAGCAACGAGTGTTGCAGTCTGTTTGTGTTCGCTCACCATGACGATGTCTCGCCGACCAACAATGCGGCCGAACAGTCACTGCGAAAATCGGTCATCTTTCGCAAACTCAGCTTCGGTACCGAAGAACAAACCGGCAGTCGCAATCTGACCGTGATCATGTCGGTGGTGGAAACCTGTCGTCGCCTCGGTACC